Genomic DNA from Clavibacter michiganensis:
CAGGCCCCCGTGGCGGGAGGGGCGGGCGCCCGGCCCACCGCTAGCCTGGTGATCGGCACGCACCGCGCCACCGACGCGGCCCTCCGGGCCACCGTCGACGCGGTCTCGAACCTCGACGCGGTGACGGCAGTCGCGAGCGTCCTCCGAGTAGAAGGAGCCTGATGGCCCACCAATGGCGCGGACTGCTCCGCGAATACGCCGACCGCCTCGACGTCACGGACGCCACCCCGATCATCACGCTCGGCGAGGGCGGCACGCCGCTCATCCCCGCGCCGGCCCTGTCCGCCCGCACGGGCGCGCAGGTCTGGGTCAAGTACGAGGGCATGAACCCGACCGGGTCGTTCAAGGACCGCGGCATGACCATGGCGATCTCGAAGGCCGTCGAGCACGGCGCGAAGGCCGTCATCTGCGCCTCGACCGGCAACACCTCCGCGTCGGCCGCGGCGTACGCGACGCACGCGGGCATCACGGCCGCCGTGCTCGTGCCCGAGGGCAAGATCGCGATGGGCAAGCTCAGCCAGGCCGTCGCCCACGACGCGCAGCTGCTCCAGGTGCGCGGCAACTTCGACGACTGCCTCGACATCGCGCGCGAGCTCAGCGCGAACTACCCGGTGCACCTCGTCAACAGCGTCAACAACGACCGCATCGAGGGTCAGAAGACGGGCGCGTTCGAGGTCGTCGAGGTGCTCGGCGACGCACCGGACTTCCACCTCATCCCCGTCGGCAACGCCGGCAACTACACCGCGTACACGCGCGGCTACCGCGAGGACCTCGAGGCGGGCAACGCCACGAAGCTGCCGCGCATGTTCGGCTTCCAGGCGGCGGGCAGCGCGCCCATCGTCGACGGCGCCGTCGTCAAGGACCCCGACACGATCGCCAGCGCGATCCGCATCGGCAACCCCGCCTCGTGGAAGCTCGCGCTCGAGGCGCAGCTGCTCACCGACGGCTACTTCGGCGCGATCTCGGACGCGAAGATCCTCGAGGCGCACCGCATCCTCTCCGCGGAGGTCGGCATCTTCGTCGAGCCCGCTTCGGCCATCAGCGTCGCCGGGCTCCTCGAGCGCGCCGAGGCCGGGCAGATCCCGAAGGGCGCGACGGTCGTCCTCACGGTCACCGGTCACGGCCTCAAGGACCCGCAGTGGGCGCTCCGCACCACGGACGGCTCGGACGTCGCCCCCACGAGCGTGGGCGTCGACGTCGCCGAGATCGCGGGCGTGCTCGACCTGGTCGCGTCGTGACCGACGGTCCGATGCCCCGGGCGCTCCCGATCGGGCGCCGCGTGCAGGTGCGCGTGCCCGCGACGAGCGCCAACCTCGGGCCCGGCTTCGACACGCTCGGCCTCGCGCTCGCGCTGTACGACGACCTCACGGTGACGGTGCGCGACGCGCCCGGCGCCACGGTCGACGTGCGCGGCGTCGGCGCGGGCGAGGTGCCGACCGACGAGCGGAACCTCGTGGTCACGGCCATCGCCCACACGTTCGCCGCGTTCGACCAGCCGATGCCCGGCCTCGACCTCGTGGCGGAGAACCGGATCCCGCACGGACGCGGCCTCGGGTCATCCGGCGCGGCCATCGTGTCCGGCATCATGGCGGCCCAGGGCCTGCTCGCCGGCACGGTCGAGATCGACGCCGACGCGCTCCTCCGCCTCGCCACCGAGATGGAGGGCCACCCCGACAACGTCGCGCCCGCGCTCTTCGGCGGCCTCACCATCGCGTGGGTCGACGGCCAGGGCCCGCAGCACAAGAAGCTCGCCGTGCACCGCGGCGTCTCGCCGCTCGTGCTGGTGCCGGTCGCGACCATGTCCACTGCGCTCGCCCGGAGCCTGCAGCCGGAGTCCGTGCCGCACGAGGACGCGATCTTCAACGTGTCGCGCTCGGCGCTGCTCATCGCGGCGCTCATCCAGAGCCCCGAGCTGCTGCTCGCCGCCACCGAGGACCGGCTGCACCAGGACTACCGCGCCGCGGCGATGCCCGAGACCAACGAGCTCGTGCACCTGCTGCGCGAGCGCGGCTACGCGGCCGTCGTCTCCGGCGCGGGTCCCTCGCTCCTCGTCCTCGGCAGCGACCCGGGCCAGCGCCTCACGGCCGCCGAGCTCGTCGCCGAGCGCAGCGCGAACCCGTGGACCGCGCTGATGCTCGCCGTCGACGTCAAGGGCTCGACCGTCCAGGTCGTCGCCGAGGGATCCGCGCCCGCCGCCTAGCCGGATCGCGCGGGTCCCGCACCCGGCGCGTCGTTCCCTCCCCGGGCGGCGCGCCGGGTGCTAGGCTCTGGGCGACCCCGGAATCAACGGATCCACGCATGCGCGTCGGAGATCCGGTCCCGGTGGTCGTTTCTCACCACTCACCCGCTGTCGTCTCTGCAAGATCCCGTGCCTTCGTGCCCGACAGCAGCTCCGGACGGAATCAGACCGTCCGCCGCTTTCGCAGAGACACACGCGATCGGCTCTCCTCCGCACGGGCTTCGTCCCGCCGGATCGGGGAAAGGACCCACGCACATGACCGATGTCGACACCCGCGCCACCACCGCGGACCTGAGCGCGCTCCGCGTCTCCCAGCTCCAGGCCATCGCCTCCGAGCTCGGGATCCCGGGCGGCTCCAAGCTCCGGAAGGGCGAGCTCGTGACCGCGATCTCCGAGATCCAGGCAGCCCGGGGGATCACCGCCCCCGCCGACGAGACGGCCCCCGAGGCCGCCGCTCCCGCCGAGACCGGCGACGCGACCGTCGCCGTCGAGGAGGCCCCCGCCTCGGAGCCCGTCGTCGCCGACGCCGCCCCGACCGCGGACGCCGCCCCCGCCGCGGACACGACCCCCGCCGAGGCGCCCGCCGCCTCCGAGACCGCCGAGGCGCCCGCCGCCGAGGCCCCGGCCGAGCAGCCCGCGCGCTCCGGCCGTGGATCCCGCCGCGCCAGCACCGCCCGCATCGTGCCCGAGCGCATCGCCGAGACCATCGAGGCGCCCGCCGCCGAGCCCGCCGGCACCGGCCTCGAGGCCCGCATCGCCGAGGCGACGGGCGGCAGCGCGCCGGCCGCCGCCACGCAGGAGCCCCGCGCCGAGGCACCCCGCACCGAGGCGCCCGCGCGCTCCGGCCGCGGATCCCGCCGTGCCACGAGCTCCGGCGTCGTCGACCCCGCCGCCGAGGCCCCGCGCCAGGCCGCCCAGCACGTGAACAGCGGCCAGACCGCCGACCAGCTCGTCCCCGCCGACGCGCAGGCCGACGCGCCGGCGCCCGTCGCCGAGGCGCCCACCGAGGAGCAGGCCCCCGCGCAGCGCTCCGGCCGCGGCCGTCGCCGCGGCGGACGCGACGCCCAGGACGGCGCCGACCGCGGCGCCGCGCAGGACGCCCCCGCGCAGGCCGCCGCCGACGAGGCCCCCGCCGCCTCGGAGTCCACCGACCGGCAGCGCGACGACCGCGACGCCGACGACCAGGGCGGACGCCGCGACGAGCAGGGCCGCGAGGGTCGCGAGGGCGGCCGCAACCGCAGCCGCAACCGCCGCAACCGCGACCGCGGACGCGACCAGGACGACCAGCAGCAGAACGGCCGCGACCAGGCGCCCCGCGAGCCCGACGCCGACGACGAGGCGCAGGAGGAGGCCCGCACCGGCCGCCAGCGCCAGAACGGCCGCGGCCAGGGCGACCGCACGCAGGACGTGCGCGCCGACCAGGCCCGCGCCGACCTCGGCCGCGACGAGGAGCGCGGCGGCCGCAGCCGGTACCGCGACCGCAAGCGCGGCCGCGGCCAGGGCGGCGACGACTTCGAGCCCGAGGTCACCGAGGACGACGTCCTCCTGCCCGTCGCGGGCATCCTCGACGTGCTCGACAACTACGCGTTCGTCCGCACGAGCGGCTACCTGCCCGGCACGAACGACGTCTACGTGTCGCTCGGCCAGGTCAAGAAGCACTCGCTGCGCAAGGGCGACGCCATCGTCGGCGCCATCCGCCAGCCGCGCGAGAACGACAGCCAGAGCCGCCAGAAGTACAACGCGATCGTGAAGATCGACTCGGTCAACGGCCTGCCGCCCGAGGAGGCCGCGAACCGCGTCGAGTTCGGCAAGCTCACGCCGCTCTACCCGCAGGACCGCCTCAGCCTCGAGACCGAGCCCGCGAAGCTCACCACGCGGATCATCGACCTCGTGTCGCCGATCGGCAAGGGCCAGCGCGGCCTCATCGTCTCGCCGCCCAAGGCCGGCAAGACGCTCGTGCTCCAGGCCATCGCGAACGCCATCGCCACCAACAACCCCGAGGTCCACCTCATGGTCGTGCTGGTCGACGAGCGTCCCGAGGAGGTCACCGACATGCAGCGCACGGTGAAGGGCGAGGTCATCGCCTCGACCTTCGACCGTCCCGCCGAGGACCACACCACGGTCGCCGAGCTCGCCATCGAGCGCGCCAAGCGCCTCGTGGAGCTCGGCCACGACGTGGTCGTGCTGCTCGACTCCATCACCCGCCTCGGCCGCGCGTACAACCTCGCGGCACCGGCGTCGGGCCGGATCCTCTCGGGCGGCGTCGACTCGTCCGCGCTCTACCCGCCGAAGCGCTTCTTCGGCGCGGCGCGCAACATCGAGCACGGCGGATCGCTCACGATCCTCGCCACGGCGCTCGTGGAGACCGGATCCAAGATGGACGAGGTCATCTTCGAGGAGTTCAAGGGCACCGGCAACATGGAGCTCCGCCTCTCGCGCGCCCTCGCCGACAAGCGGATCTTCCCCGCCGTCGACGTCAACGCCTCCGGCACGCGCCGCGAGGAGATGCTCATGGGCGCCGACGAGGTCAAGGTCACCTGGAAGCTGCGCCGCGCCCTCGCCGGGCTCGAGCAGCAGCAGGCCCTCGAGATCGTCCTCAGCCGCCTGAAGGAGACGACGTCCAACGTCGAGTTCCTCATGAAGGTCCAGGCCTCCATGCCCAACACCGGCAACGGCGTGTCCCACCAGAGCCACGGGCACGGCGCGCACGAGAAGGGCTGACCCCCGTGTTCGAGTCCGTCGTCCAGCTGCTGGAGGAGCACGAGGAGCTCCAGCAGCAGCTCGGCGACCCCGAGCTGCACGCCGACGCGTCGCGCTCGCGCAAGGTCAACCGCCGCTACGCGGAGCTGAGCCGGATCGTCGCCGCCCACGCGGAGTGGACCCAGCTCGGCGACGACCTGGCCGCCGCGCGTGAGCTGGCCGAGGAGGACGCGGCGTTCGCCGACGAGATCCCCGGCCTCGAGGAGCAGCTGGACCAGGCGCAGGAGAAGCTCCGGCGGCTCCTGATCCCGCGCGACCCCGACGACGCGCGCGACGTGATCATGGAGATCAAGATGGGGGAGGGCGGCGCCGAGAGCGCGCTGTTCGCCGCCGACCTGCTCCGCATGTACCTGCACTACGCCGAGTCGCGCCGCTGGAAGACCGAGGTCCTCAGCCAGACGCAGAGCGACCTCGGCGGGTACAAGGACGTGCAGGTCGCCATCAAGGGCACGTCCGACGACCCCGCGCTCGGCGTGTGGGCGCACCTCAAGTACGAGGGCGGCGTGCACCGCGTGCAGCGCGTGCCGGCGACCGAGTCGCAGGGGCGCATCCACACCTCGGCCGCGGGCGTGCTCGTGATCCCCGAGGTCGAGGAGGTCGAGGAGGTCGCCATCGACCCCAGCGACCTCAAGATCGACGTGTACCGCTCCTCCGGCCCCGGCGGCCAGTCGGTCAACACGACCGACTCCGCCGTCCGCATCACCCACCTGCCCACGGGCATCGTGGTCGCGATGCAGAACGAGAAGAGCCAGCTGCAGAACCGCGAGGCCGGCATGCGCGTGCTGCGCGCGCGCGTCCTCGCGAAGCAGCAGGAGGAGATCGACGCGGAGGCCTCGGCCGTGCGCCGCAGCCAGATCCGCACGATGGACCGGTCCGAGCGCATCCGCACGTACAACTTCCCGGAGAACCGCATCGCGGACCACCGCACGGGCTACAAGGCGTACAACCTCGACGCGGTGATGGACGGCGCCCTCGACCCGGTCGTGGAGTCGTGCATCCAGGCCGACGAGGAGGCGCGTCTCGACGCGCTCGGGACGGACGCGTGACGACCTCGCGCGTCCCGCTCGCCCGTGGCTGACGAGGAGGGCGTCCCGGCCACGGTGGACGCCCTCCGCATGCGGGTCGGCCGGGCCCTCGCGGCCGCCGGCATCGAGGATCCCGCGGTCGACGCGGAGCTCCTCGTCGGGCACGTGCTCGGGCTCTCGCGCGGGCAGGTGCAGTCGCGCGCCATCACGCGCGCGGCCGTCGAGGCCGCGGACGCCGCGCGCGTCCTGGAGCTGACCGCCCGCCGCGCGCGCCGCGAGCCGCTGCAGCACATCACCGGCGTCGCGCACTTCCGCTCCCTCGAGCTCCTCGTGGGCCCGGGCGTCTTCGTCCCGCGGCCCGAGACGGAGCACGTGGCGCAGCTCGCCATCGACGCGCTGTCCTCCGCCCCCGGGGACGCGCCCGTCGCGGTCGACCTCGGCACGGGATCCGGCGCCCTCGCGCTCGCGCTCGCGACCGAGGTGCCGCACGCGCGCGTGCACGCGATCGAGGTGTCGCCCGACGCGCACGCGTGGACGGCCCGCAACGTGGAGCGCCTCGCGCCGCGCGTGGACCTCGTGCTCGGCGACCTCGCCGACGCCTTCCCCGAGCTCGACGGCACGGTCTCCGTCGTCGTCTCGAACCCGCCCTACATCCCGGCCGACGCGATCCCGCGCGACCCCGAGGTGCGGCTGCACGATCCCGCGCTCGCGCTCTACGGCGGCGCCGACGGCCTCGACGTCGTGCGGCTCGTCTCGACGACCGCGCGGCGGCTGCTCCACGCGGGCGGCGCGCTCGTGATCGAGCACGGGGAGATGCAGGGCGATACGATCCGCGCCCTGCTCGACGCCGACGGCTGGCGCGCGACCGCGACGCACCAGGACCTCACGCGGCGCGACCGCGCGACGACCGCGCTGCGCTGACCGGGACCGCGAGCTCGGCTCCCGGGGTCAGCCCGCCTGCGCCCGGATGAACGCCTCGACCGCGGGCAGGAGGTCGCCGTCGCCGCGCACGTGGTGCCCGGTGATCCCGAGCGCGCGCGCCGACGCGACGTTGTCCTCGCGGTCGTCCGCGAAGAACGTCCGCTCGGCCGGGTGCCCGTACGCGGCGAGCACCCCGCGGAACACGGCCGGATCCGGCTTGCGCGCGCCGTAGCCGCTCGACGTCCGCAGGTGCTCGACGCCGAAGAGCGGCACCAGCTCGGGCGCGAGCTCCGGCAGGTGCCGGGCCGCGAGCGCGTTGTTGTTCGTCAGCAGCGTGATCCGCCCGGCCTCCCGCGCCCGCGCCACGGCCTCGAGCGCCTGTGGGCGGACGACCATCGACGCACGGCGGCGGCGCACCCACTCGTCCTCGTCCATCTCCACGCCCACCGCGGCGCAGAACGCGTCGAGGTAGGAGTCGGCGTCGAACCGGCCCGCCTCGGCCGCCCACTCGCCCTCGTCGTTGTACCAGCGGCGGCGCAGCTCCGGCAGGTCGTGCCCGGTCGCGGCCGTGATGCGGTCGGCGGGCCCCCGCCAGTCGTGGTCGTACAGCACGTCGTCCATGTCGAACACGAACAGGAGCCCGTCGGGGCCGGGGGAGCGGGGCGCGGAGGTCATCACGCCCAGTATGCGGGCGCGGGCGCCACGCGGATCCACCGCTCAGGGCCGGGGGCGTGCGCTCGGCTACGATGAGCGACGACATGGCGCGCATCTACGACTGCTCAGTCGACACCGACCTCCTCACCGGCATGAGACTCGCCCGACAGGCGGTGGGCCGCGGCGAGGTCGTCGTCATCCCCACGGACACCGTGTACGGCATCGCCGCCGACGCCTTCAACCCCGACGCGGTGCAGCGTCTGCTCGACGCCAAGGGCCGCGGGCGCGATGCCCCGCCGCCCGTCCTCATCCCCGGGCAGTCCACCCTCGACGCCCTCGCCGAATTCGTCCCCGACGTCGTCCGGCGCCTCGTGGACGAGTTCTGGCCGGGCGGGCTCACGGTGATCCTCGTGGCGCAGCCCTCCCTGGTGTGGGACCTCGGCGAGACGCGCGGCACCGTGGCGCTGCGCATGCCCGCGAACTCCTACGCGCTCGAGCTCCTCGCCGAGACCGGCCCGCTCGCCGTCTCGTCCGCGAACAAGACGGGCCAGCCCGCCGCCGCGACCGCCCAGGAGGCCGTCGACCAGCTCGGGGAGTCGGTCGACGTCTTCCTCGACGGCGGCGCCGCCGGGGGAGCGGCCTCCACCATCGTCGACGCCTCGCGCGTCACGCAGTCCGGCGGCCGCGTCCGCATCGTCCGCGAGGGCGCCATCACGCGCGCGCAGATCCAGCAGCTCATCGGCGACGAGCTCGAGCCCGTCGTCGCCGCGCCCGCGGAGCCGGAGCAGCCGGTCGTCCCCGACGAGCCCGAGGCCCCGCGCGGCACGGCGAGCGGCGCTGAGCGCGTCGACGGATCCGCGGATCCCGCCGCGGTCGCGCCGACCGCCGAGACGCCGGCCCCGGACGCCGCGGCGACGGCCGACGCCGGCCCGACGTACCCCGAGTTCGTCGAGCCGGGCGACGCGACGCCGGTCGACCCGACGCCCGCCGACCCGACCGCGACCGAGCCCCCCGCGGATCCTCCCGCGCACCCCCGGTGACCTACTACGCCGCCATGGCGGTCGTGTCGGCGGTCATCACGCTCGTCCTGTCGATGGTCGTCATGAAGCTCGGCTACCGCTACCGCCTGTACCCGGCCATCCGCGCGCGGGACGTGCACACGCGACCGACGCCCCGCCTCGGCGGCGTCGCCATGTTCGCCGGCATCCTCGTCGCGTTCGCCGTGGCGTCGCAGGTCTCCTGGTTCAGTCTCGTCTTCGACCGTCCGGGCCCCGTCTTCGCGATCCTCGGCGCCGCGCTGATGATCGTGGTCATCGGCGTGCTCGACGACATCTACGACCTCGACTGGATGATCAAGCTCGCCGGCCAGATCCTCGCCGCCGGCCTCCTCGCCTGGCAGGGCGTCGCCATCTCGTCGCTCCCCATCGGCGGCCTCACCGTCGGCTCCTCGCAGATGTCGATCATGCTGACGATCTTCGCGATCGTCCTCGTCATGAACGCCGTCAACTTCATCGACGGGCTCGACGGCCTGGTCGCGGGCGTCGCGATCATCGCCAACGGCGCCTTCTTCCTCTACAGCTTCCTGCTCTCGGACACCGCCACCGGCCAGACCGAGCGCTTCAACCTCGCGTCCCTCATCAGCGCGATCCTCATCGGCGCGTGCCTCGGCTTCCTCCCCTTCAACTGGCACCCCGCGAAGCTGTTCATGGGCGACGCGGGCGCGCTGCTCGTCGGCCTCCTCATGGCCACGAGCGCCATCGCCGTCACGGGCGAGATCGACCCGAACCCGGAGACCTTCGGCCGCTCGCAGCTGCTGCCCGCCTTCCTGCCGATCCTCCTGCCCTTCGCGATCCTCATCGTGCCGCTGCTCGACTTCGCCCTGGCCGTCTTCCGCCGGCTCAAGGCCGGCAAGTCGCCCTTCAGCGCCGACCGCAAGCACCTGCACCACCGCCTGCTCGACATGGGCCACTCGCGGCTGCACGCGACGCTGATCTTCTACGCGTGGACGGGCGTCGTGTCCGTGGGCTGCCTGCTGATGTTCGTCGTGCAGCCGTACGCCTGGGGCGTCGCCTTCATCGCGGTCGGCATGGTCGCCTGCGCGGTCGTCACCCTGGCCCCGCTCAGCCGCCGCAAGCGCCTCGAGGCCGCCGCGCAGCTCGTGCCCGCCGACGCCGAGTCCGAGGACGCCGCGGCGTTCGACCCGCTCGACGAGGCCGCGGCGGACCGGCCGCTCGCGCGCCTCACGGAATCCGAGCTCGAGGAGGTCGAGCGCGAGCACGCCGAGCTCGCCACGGGAGCCATCGCGACCCGACCCACCGACGCCCCGCACCCGGGGACAGCCAAGGAGACGACATGACCGACAGCCCGAGCGCCCCCGCCCCTGCGGAGCGCCCCGCGAAGAAGGACGTCTTCACGCGCATTCTCATCGGGGGAGCGCTGCTCGCCCTCGCCATCGCGGTGGTCGGCGGCATCGTCGGCTTCGCGGTCGACGGCGGCCGCGGACTCCTCAGCGCCGTCATCGGCAGCGCGATGGCCCTCGTCTTCCTCGGCCTCACAGCGGGCAGCATCCTCTTCGCGAACCGCTTCCAATCGTCGCCGATCTACCCGACCCTGTTCTTCTCGGTCGTGCTCGGCGCGTGGCTCGTGAAGTTCGTGGTGTTCCTCGCGGTCGCGATGGTGCTCAAGGAGCAGCCGTGGATCAACCTGGTCGTCCTGTTCGTGACCGTGATCGTGGGCGTCGTGGGCGCGCTGGTCATGGACATGATCGTGATCACCAAGGCCCGCGTCGGCTACGTGAGCGACGCGCAGCTCCCCGGGCGCTAGCCGCGCGCCCTCGGGCTGTCGGAAGGGGGGACGCGATTAGTCAGGGCACCCTCATTGTTGATAGTCTCTCTCGTGACGATTCCCGTCGGGCCGTGCCCAGATCCACCTCACGCCGGCGTCTTCTCACCCCATCCGTTCGTCGCCGCGAGAGCTCGCGCTCCACGCCCCGAAACAGGAGATAGCGCTGTTAGCCACCGCTGCACCCAGCATCATCACCCTCGCCGCTGAAGACTCGGGTGAGGGGTTCCACGCTCCCACGCTCGAGGAGTTCTTCCCGCCGATCGCCTTCTTCGAGGGCACGGGCTTCGACCTCAACCGCATCATGCTCATCAGGCTCCTGGTGATGGCGGTCCTCGTCGTCCTGTTCGTCGTCGGCACGCGCAAGCTCGCGCTGGTGCCCGGCCGCGGCCAGAACCTCGTGGAGATGGGCGTCGACTTCGTCCGCGTCAACATCGCGGAGGACATCCTCGGCAAGAAGGACGGCCGTCGTTTCCTGCCGATCATCATGACCATCTTCTTCCTGGTCCTCGGCATGAACCTCACGGGCGTCGTCCCCTTCCTCAACATCGCCGGCACCTCGGTCATCGGCCTCCCGCTCCTGCTGGCGCTCGTGGCGTACGTCACGTTCATCTACGCCGGCATCAAGGACCGGGGAGTGATGTTCTTCAAGAACACGCTCTTCCCCGCCGGGGCGCCGAAGCCGGTCTACCTGCTCCTCACGCCCATCGAGTTCCTCTCGACGTTCATCATCCGGCCGGTCGCGCTCACGCTCCGACTCCTGATGAACATGCTCGTGGGGCACCTCCTGCTGGTGCTCTGCTTCTCCGCGACGTGGTTCTTCCTCTTCGAGGCCCAGGGCGCGCTCAAGATCCTCGGCGCCGGCACCCTCGTCCTCGGGTTCGCGTTCACGCTCTTCGAGCTGCTCGTCGCCGTCCTGCAGGCCTACATCTTCGCCCTCCTCACCGCCGTCTACATCCAGATGGCCGTGGCGGAGGAGCACTAAGCGATCTCGTCGACCAACGAGATCACCCAACCGGAAGGAAACCCCAGTGGACCCCATCATTCTCGCCGAGATCAACGGCAACATCGCGACCGTCGGCTACGGCCTCGCAGCGATCGGCCCCGGCATCGGTGTCGGGATCGTCGCGGGCAAGACCGTCGAGGCCATGGCCCGCCAGCCCGAGATGGCCGGCAGCCTCCGCACCACGATGTTCCTCGGCATCGCGTTCTCCGAGGCGCTCGCGCTCATCGGCCTCGCGACCTACTTCATCTTCACCAACTAGGGGAGTCGCACATGCTCACGCCCCACAACGTGATGGCGGCAGGTGAAGAAGCGCCGAGCATCCTCCTACCCGCGGTCTACGACATCGTGTGGTCGGCGGTCGTGTTCGTCGTCCTCCTGGTCGTCATCTGGAAGTACGCGCTCCCGCGCGTCTACGCCATGCTCGACGGTCGCACCGAGGCCATCGCCGGCGGCATCGAGAAGGCCGAGCGCGCGCAGGCGGAAGCCGACGCCGCGAAGGCCGAGCTCACCGCTCAGCTCGCCGAGGCACGCGCCGAGGCCGGCCGCATCCGCGAGCAGGCCCGGGTCGACGCCACGGCGATCGCCGCGGAGATCAAGGAGCAGGCCACGGCCGACGCCGCCCGGATCACCGCGAGCGCGCAGCAGCAGATCGAGGCCGAGCGCCAGCAGGCGGTCGTCGCGCTCCGCTCCGAGGTCGGATCGCTCGCGATCGACCTCGCGTCGGGCGTCATCGGCCAGAGCCTCACGGACGACCAGCGCTCCACCGCGCTCGTCGACCGGTTCCTCGCCGACCTGGAGGCCAGCGAGACCGCCGGCAGGACGGGATCCGCCAGCTGATGGGCAGTGCATCGCGCGCATCGCTGGACTCGGCACGCCGCGTCCTCGCGGAGCTCGGGGGCGTCGACCTGTCGACGGCCGGTCAGCTCCTCGGAGCCGGCCGTGCCATCGGCGGATCCACGCACCTGCTCTCCGCGCTGGCGGACACCGGCATCGCGCCGGAGGTCAAGCACAGCATCGTGGATCGCGTCTTCGGCGCCACCGTGCAGGAGCCGGCGCTCCGCGTCCTCCGCGCGGTCGTCGACGGCCGCTGGTCGTCGCACGAAGAGCTGCTGGCGGGAATCGAGGAGCTCGGCATCCGCGCCGTGGCGATCTCGGCGCCCGAGGGCACGCCCGTCGAGTCCGAGCTGTTCACGTTCGGCCGCGCCGTGTCCACCGACGACGGCCTCGAGCTGGCGTTCGGCGACAAGCTGGGCGATCCCGAGGCCAAGTCGACGCTCGTCCACCGTCTCCTCGACGGTCGCGCGTCGGAGCAGACGGTCGTCATCGTCGAGCAGCTCGTGCAGCAGCCCCGCGGCCGCCGCATCGGGGAGCTCGTCCGTCACGCCGCCACGCTCGTGGCCGACCAGGCGGGCCTCACCATCGCCACGGTCAGCGTCGCCTCGCCCCTGTCGCCCGAGCAGTCGGAGCGCCTCGCGCAGGCACTGAGCCGTCGGTACTCCCGCCGGATCGAGCTGAACCAGGTCGTGGACCGCGACCTCGTCGGCGGCCTCCGCGTCCAGATCGGCGACGACGTCATCGACGGCAGCGTCGCCACCAGGATCAACGATTTGAGACTCCAGTTCGCCTGACCGGCGGGCGTCACCTCGGGAGCCGTCCGCTCTCGTGAATGCAAAGGGAAAGAAGATGGCAGAACTTTCGATCAGCCCCGACGAGATCCGGGACGCGCTCAAGGACTTCGTGCAGTCCTACGAGCCCGGCAAGGCCTCGACCACCGAGGTCGGCTACGTGCTCGACGCGGGCGACGGAATCGCCCACGTGCAGGGCCTGCCCGGCGTCATGGCCAACGAGCTCATCACGTTCGCCGACGGGACCTTGGGCCTCGCCCAGAACCTGGAGGAGAGCGAGATCGGCGTCATCGTGCTCGGCGAGTTCGCCGGCATCGAGGAGGGCATGGAGGTGCGCCGCACCGGCGAGGTGCTCTCCGTCCCCGTCGGCGACGGCTACCTCGGCCGCGTCGTGGACCCGCTGGGCAACCCCATCGACGGCCAGGGCGAGATCGCGACCGAGGGCCGCCGCGCCCTCGAGCTGCAGGCGCCCGGCGTCATGCAGCGCAAGAGCGTGCACGAGCCCATGCAGACCGGCATCAAGGCCATCGACGCCATGATCCCGATCGGCCGCGGCCAGCGCCAGCTCATCATCGGCGACCGCCAGACCGGCAAGACGGCCATCGCGATCGACACGATCATCAACCAGAAGGCCAACTGGGAGTCCGGCGACACGAACAAGCAGGTGCGCTGCATCTACGTCGCCATCGGCCAGAAGGGCTCCACCATCGCCTCGGTGAAGGGCGCCCTCGAGGAGGCCGGCGCCATGGAGTACACGACCATCGTCGCGTCCCCCGCGT
This window encodes:
- the prmC gene encoding peptide chain release factor N(5)-glutamine methyltransferase; its protein translation is MADEEGVPATVDALRMRVGRALAAAGIEDPAVDAELLVGHVLGLSRGQVQSRAITRAAVEAADAARVLELTARRARREPLQHITGVAHFRSLELLVGPGVFVPRPETEHVAQLAIDALSSAPGDAPVAVDLGTGSGALALALATEVPHARVHAIEVSPDAHAWTARNVERLAPRVDLVLGDLADAFPELDGTVSVVVSNPPYIPADAIPRDPEVRLHDPALALYGGADGLDVVRLVSTTARRLLHAGGALVIEHGEMQGDTIRALLDADGWRATATHQDLTRRDRATTALR
- a CDS encoding HAD-IA family hydrolase, coding for MTSAPRSPGPDGLLFVFDMDDVLYDHDWRGPADRITAATGHDLPELRRRWYNDEGEWAAEAGRFDADSYLDAFCAAVGVEMDEDEWVRRRRASMVVRPQALEAVARAREAGRITLLTNNNALAARHLPELAPELVPLFGVEHLRTSSGYGARKPDPAVFRGVLAAYGHPAERTFFADDREDNVASARALGITGHHVRGDGDLLPAVEAFIRAQAG
- a CDS encoding L-threonylcarbamoyladenylate synthase yields the protein MSDDMARIYDCSVDTDLLTGMRLARQAVGRGEVVVIPTDTVYGIAADAFNPDAVQRLLDAKGRGRDAPPPVLIPGQSTLDALAEFVPDVVRRLVDEFWPGGLTVILVAQPSLVWDLGETRGTVALRMPANSYALELLAETGPLAVSSANKTGQPAAATAQEAVDQLGESVDVFLDGGAAGGAASTIVDASRVTQSGGRVRIVREGAITRAQIQQLIGDELEPVVAAPAEPEQPVVPDEPEAPRGTASGAERVDGSADPAAVAPTAETPAPDAAATADAGPTYPEFVEPGDATPVDPTPADPTATEPPADPPAHPR
- a CDS encoding MraY family glycosyltransferase, with protein sequence MTYYAAMAVVSAVITLVLSMVVMKLGYRYRLYPAIRARDVHTRPTPRLGGVAMFAGILVAFAVASQVSWFSLVFDRPGPVFAILGAALMIVVIGVLDDIYDLDWMIKLAGQILAAGLLAWQGVAISSLPIGGLTVGSSQMSIMLTIFAIVLVMNAVNFIDGLDGLVAGVAIIANGAFFLYSFLLSDTATGQTERFNLASLISAILIGACLGFLPFNWHPAKLFMGDAGALLVGLLMATSAIAVTGEIDPNPETFGRSQLLPAFLPILLPFAILIVPLLDFALAVFRRLKAGKSPFSADRKHLHHRLLDMGHSRLHATLIFYAWTGVVSVGCLLMFVVQPYAWGVAFIAVGMVACAVVTLAPLSRRKRLEAAAQLVPADAESEDAAAFDPLDEAAADRPLARLTESELEEVEREHAELATGAIATRPTDAPHPGTAKETT
- the atpB gene encoding F0F1 ATP synthase subunit A, which produces MITLAAEDSGEGFHAPTLEEFFPPIAFFEGTGFDLNRIMLIRLLVMAVLVVLFVVGTRKLALVPGRGQNLVEMGVDFVRVNIAEDILGKKDGRRFLPIIMTIFFLVLGMNLTGVVPFLNIAGTSVIGLPLLLALVAYVTFIYAGIKDRGVMFFKNTLFPAGAPKPVYLLLTPIEFLSTFIIRPVALTLRLLMNMLVGHLLLVLCFSATWFFLFEAQGALKILGAGTLVLGFAFTLFELLVAVLQAYIFALLTAVYIQMAVAEEH
- a CDS encoding ATP synthase F0 subunit C translates to MDPIILAEINGNIATVGYGLAAIGPGIGVGIVAGKTVEAMARQPEMAGSLRTTMFLGIAFSEALALIGLATYFIFTN
- a CDS encoding F0F1 ATP synthase subunit B, whose protein sequence is MLTPHNVMAAGEEAPSILLPAVYDIVWSAVVFVVLLVVIWKYALPRVYAMLDGRTEAIAGGIEKAERAQAEADAAKAELTAQLAEARAEAGRIREQARVDATAIAAEIKEQATADAARITASAQQQIEAERQQAVVALRSEVGSLAIDLASGVIGQSLTDDQRSTALVDRFLADLEASETAGRTGSAS